In Chaetodon trifascialis isolate fChaTrf1 chromosome 8, fChaTrf1.hap1, whole genome shotgun sequence, the DNA window TTGTATGTTATTCTATGACGTTGCTTACAAAGTGACGATACACAAAGTTTAAACAAAGTGAGTGCTTGCTGAAAAAAGAGTTATCTTCAATAGAAGTCAGTCAGTGTAGAAAAAGCCAACAGCAGTCCTGGTCCCAGCGTCAGGGCCGCCGTCGCCGCTGGTCCCGGCTCACGCCGCGGGCTTCGACACCGGGCTGCTCGTCCCTGTGGAGCGAATGACTGTCTGCACTGCTGAAAGCACCAACCACTGTGGCAAACATGAGTCCGTTGGCTCGGGCCattcatttcttcctcctcactttGGGCTTCTTGACCGGCCGAAGGTACGGGTTGTCAATCACGTTGTCCTCGTTGGCCTTTGCGGAGGGAACGACGCCGCTGGGAGGAAGCATGGAGTTCTCTTTGTCAGTTCCTGGATCATCCTGAATGAGGGACACAGAAAAAAGGTGGACGTGAACAATCACTGTTGTGCACTTTATTGCCAGTTAGATGGGATGAttgatggttagcttagcttagcatagagagtGGAaccagggggaaacagctagcctggttcagTCCAAAGTCAATGGAGGTTCTCATTATACTGACATGTTTGATTCTAGTGAATGATTTCCAGTGAGAATAATATAATGGTAATAATGGCAAGAATACAGAATATTATGATGTGacgttgacctttgaccttttggatataaaatgtcattttatcctatgagacatttgtgagttgtggtcaaaaatgtgttttttttttgttgtgtaatTGTTGAGtccaaatgaacattttccaaATTTTAAGAAAGTCCCTCGCGGTGTTCTGTGATACCGTGTTCACGAGACTAGGACAGACTGACGGACGCATGGACAGACAACCTGACAACCAGCTCCAGCCATGACATAAAAACCGACCCACCAACATGTCTAAAGCTCATCGGTTAACGCATCGTATTTCAGCTTCTCAGCACTGAAATGGAAGCCACTGCTCCTGACCAAGAAATAGAAACAGCTTGTAACTTATGAAACCACGACTTGTTGTTCTTACACTTCTGTTTACGTACGGAATAAACAATGTTAGGGGAGTATCGATGTATCTACAGTGAGGAGGTTGTGAGGGTCAAAACACAGAACTTTCACTCAGGAGAACAAAGTCTGAGTCCTGCGTGAAACCCAGAATCAACGCTGACTTCTGCTCTTCAGCTTGCTTACATTTAGGCACCAAGACTATTTGGTTAGGTTCAGCAAACGGATCATCGTTTGAGTGCTAACAGCTTATTGGCTCCAGACACCTGGATGCTAACAGCATCTGCCTTGTGTTAatgcctttggacagagtctCGATGCTGAGCTGAGCTAACTGTCTCTTTGCTTTAACACCATACTGAACAGATAACTGAGTGAcatcaatcatctcatctaacatctcccaaaatatcaaactactGCTTTAAATTCAACTTCAGCAAACAACATAAGTCACTCTGAACATATGAGTAACTGCACTGCACCCTGACATGAACTCAATGATATAAGCACATTTCTGTGGATTCTTCAAACTCAGATTCATCAAACCTCCTTCTGCTTCGCGTGGGCCTCTAGAAGCGCGACTCACTGAGGAATTTGAGGATTTCATACAAAAGCTCTATTATGAACATCTTCTGTGGCTTGAGGATTTCTCAGGAATTTACGTCAAACCCTTTTCCTGGTTCAGGGAGAACTTACCCACAAGAACACAGGATTGTTAGCATttggatgcgtgtgtgtgtctgtgcgttcCTCTACTTGAATATCACTTGTACTGAAACAAAGACGCCCTCTCTGAGCCTCACTGACACCATCATAGCTAAATTCAAAGTTCCAACCGTGAAATGTTGTTATTACAGTAATTAAACTGGATGAGCCTTTCAGATGCAGCGGTTTCTGCTAATCTGCGAgggcttttctttctctgcgaATCTAACCTGTAGTAACCTCTGGGTCAGGCCTAACATGATCACACACTCCTCTGTTTCCATCACTAATTGTCCTTTAGCAACAAATCAACGGATGAGCAACAATTTCTAgaagttaaatgaggacaagACTAAAATCCTACTCAATGGccctaaaacaaaaagagaaatgctgtttaataatgtGGGAAATGAACTCCCTGATTTCATCTGAGGCTACAGTCCGAGTGTTAGCTTAGATTCAGATCTAAGCTTCAAGTCCGACATCGACAAGGTGACGAAAACTTCATTTTTCCACCCTAGAAACAGCTAAAGCACGACAATTTGATGATGACAACCCAACTCagtgcactgacttcctgtaataTTCAGCactgattttaaggtcctcctcctcgtatACAAAACCCTTAATGCTCTGGAAGACACTATATCAGGGAAGCACCTCGTAATTTATCTCtaaaagaaagctaaaactGATCTCTTCACCTTTGACTCGCTATGACGTCCTGATAAAGGCCTGAaacttctgtgctgctgcacttctttcAAATTGTTGTATTGAcctgattttatgcattctgtgtAGTCTATTATCTTACTTTTACCAACGTTATAAAGAGGGTTTTATTCTCCGTCTCATTTTACATTAAAGCTTCTATTCTTTGTCTCTGCGAtgtgaagcactcacttggCGCATGTGATCTCTTTAGTAAAGCAATGTGAGCAGCACTTCTGAGTTCCAGTCATGAGGACTTACAGTGATGATGTTTCCTGCCGTGttctcgctgtctgtctggtCGTCCTGCTCCGAGGAGTCCGTCTCCTCCAGACTCTGCAGTTCCAGCTCTGATGGCAGGAGGGCGCTGAGATACGGGATGCTGCTTGGTCGCGCCGCGATCACTGACAACACAGCCGCAGGAGTTGGAACTCACGTTAAAAAAACACGCCCATAGTAGCATAACAGACATGCAGgaacacatgtacacaaaaaAACTCGAAGGTGTCAGCTCCGTCTTGGTGGAATCACTCACATGGGAAGGCGGTGATGTCGTCTTTGAAGAGGCTCTGCGTTTCTCCGGTCTTGGCCATGAAGCGTGTGAGCGCTCGCTCCACGTCTCTCCTCTGACTGGCTGCCTTCTCTCTCACCACTTGGTAGTCTGACACAGGCTCTCTGAACGTCTGAGcgcacaaagaaaaacacacctcACACTTTCTGCATTTCATGTGCTCACGTAATGAAGGACTCCGCTGGGCGATGCCCTGACAGCAGCGGAGAAACTGAGGGGTGTGTCCTTGTCACTCAGGGAGAATCCACATAATACATAATGGTTTACATTTTATCTTCACAGACGGTATTACTGAAGGAAAATTAAATTATTTCAGGTTTGACTGACGATCTCTCAAAGACCACGGAAAGCTGTGACTCACAGGTGTTTTGATGTAGGTGTGAGGGTCGGGGAACTCTGGGAAGTGGCTGGGGATGTGAGGCGGATGTGCACGTTTCTGTCCAGCTGACAGCGCTTTGGGAGTCACTGGGGGGTTTGTGACCGGAGCTGAAAACCATAAAATTCAAAGCTATGTCATGAACCACCACTATTGGTCCACTTCATAATCCTCAGTGGAGGCAGAGCGACTACTTACGGGCCGTTATGACCATCCTCTGCGATCTCTTGGCATACACGGGCAGGGTGTCCACATTGAAACCTGCGGCGACACAGACAAATTAACATCCTCTGTCTCATCTTGTGTTGATGTATGATTCGTCTGTTGCTGTCCTCCAGTACTTACCCATTTCAATGAGAGTGACCACTGTATCCGACAGGGTCGGGACGCTTCTGgctgtgtgttcacagtaaGCTTTAGCACACCGACCGATTTCAGTTATATCTGAAAAAGGGACAAAACACTGCGGTTTAGAAAAGTCTCTGCTTCTGAACACAATGAATGGATCAGTCATAAAGGATgacatttcttttgtattttgtagTATCCACCTGTGTCATTAAAATAAGATGAAGTACACCGTGCTGATACAAGGAAACAGATACAGCAGCTGATCAGATGCTACAAGTTCTACAGTAACTCAGCAGGTTTGCAGCAGTCCTACTTTTTCACTCCCAGTACGGATCCTGGTACTAAACTTCCAGTCCAGTACCAGCGCTCCCtttctcacactgtgtgtgattCTGTTATTTGTCCTAATAAATGTAACGCCAGTCCTGATTTCCTGACCCACTCTCCTTTATCAGGTTTTGTCAAACCTCCGTAAAACTGTTTTGACCCTGCAGTATATCAAAATGACTTCCTGACTCTGTTGTTAGAAAAATGATACTGAATCAGTTTTAGGTAATATGAGCAAACCACAAAAGGCACTGTCAACAACCCGAACCATGACTGGCTGAAGCACACacttaaacacttaaaaatgtgCTCAGCAAATGGAGCACAACGAAAAGCTGAATCAAATGTTGATCATCACGTCCGGCTGGTATTAGGACCCATACTGAGCCAACAAATCAGCTCAGGGCACCAAAAACAGCAACCATAATAATGAATGACCACAAGGATCGAACTGTATTCACAAATGAAGAAGCCtgcacaaatgttttcatgcaaGTTTTCATCAACGTTGATTCTGAAACAGTTGGGATGCTGCAttaaaaataactaaaaacagaacaatacccttcatgtgttcacaaagtggtgaacgactgagccttttcCAGGATACCCCTTtcatgaaatgtgttgctgcatcaagttcacaataagcagatatttacagcaataaataaagttgatgaGGCGAAACATtagatatattgtctttgtgctgttcagTTGAGTATTTACACAGTACTCAACTTCTgtggaatcggggttgtaagAAGTTCAACAGAGAGTCTTCATCACCCAGCTGACATGAGGAGTGATGAGTGTAAGGAGATGTAAAATTATTCTTTTGGTTGATAATCAGTCTCTTAATTTTGGCAtagagaaaaatattttctaacTTGACATGCAACAAGTTttaattttccatccatccattttctatgccgcttatccctttcggggtcgcggggggccggagcctatctcggctgtcaatgggcgggaggtggggtacaccctggaccggtcgccagccgatcgcagggcacatacacacaaccattcacactcacactcacacctaggggcaatttagagtcaccaatcaacctaatgagcatgtttttggcctgtgggaggaagctggagtgcccggagagaaaggcagacccgggaatcgaacctgcgaccttcttgctgtgaggcacgcacactacctgctgcgccaccgtgcagccccaagtTTTAATTTTGATTCATAAAAACGTTCAAATGTGCAGCTCTGAGGAACATGAGCATGGTCACACCCTGGGTGAATGGAGGCTCTACTTTAGGATTCATACATACAGCTCTGCATCATCTCGGTGAGAGTCTCCACCGCCGCCTTCTCTGCACTCTCGAAGCCGCACTCAGTCAGCAGGGCGCTGACTACAACCTGCAGGGTGCGCCGCCGGGCCAGGTGGTAGTTCTCTGCGGGGCTGGAAGCTGCTTTCAGACCGCTCCCACGCTGGAAAGCACACATCGAATAACAAATACAGTTATTCTGTAAAAGCAGTGAACTTATCTGAAACTTCAGAAAACTGGAATCACACGACACTGAGCACGAAACGGACCATTAACACAGTATCTCCATGCACTTGACAGGAGCACATGTTCACATTAGCAGGTGTAGCTTTACGGATAACAAATAGAGAAAACTAAGCCCAGATTCACACATTTACTATACATTGTGTGCTATTCCAATTCTTACCAGATAATGGTGGTTAGAGAGGCTGCACGGAGGAGTGCCCATGACGTTAGAATGCAGC includes these proteins:
- the taf8 gene encoding transcription initiation factor TFIID subunit 8, with protein sequence MADPAVASGGPLNAGGRGSGLKAASSPAENYHLARRRTLQVVVSALLTECGFESAEKAAVETLTEMMQSYITEIGRCAKAYCEHTARSVPTLSDTVVTLIEMGFNVDTLPVYAKRSQRMVITAPPVTNPPVTPKALSAGQKRAHPPHIPSHFPEFPDPHTYIKTPTFREPVSDYQVVREKAASQRRDVERALTRFMAKTGETQSLFKDDITAFPLIAARPSSIPYLSALLPSELELQSLEETDSSEQDDQTDSENTAGNIITDDPGTDKENSMLPPSGVVPSAKANEDNVIDNPYLRPVKKPKVRRKK